In Formosa haliotis, the sequence TTTTTATCCTCTACAGGAAAAGTAATCAGTAAAGGTAAAATGAACGGAAAATTATATGTGGGCGATTGGATTTATTACCACAAAAACTCCGATAAAATCATGATTACAGAACATTATAACGACCAAGGAAAATTAGATGGCGAACGTTTAGTGTACTATGATAATGGTAAAATAGCAGAACGTGCATTTTATAAAAATGGATTACAAGAAGGAAAATCGACTTGGTATTCAGAAAAGGAAATTCCGCTTAAAGAGTTTAATTATAAAAACGATGTGTTGCAAGGCATGTCGAAATATTACGACTTAGAAGGAAATTTAATTGCTGAAGGCGCTTATAAAAAAGGAAAAAAAGACGGTATTTGGAAATATTATAAAGATGGTAAATTAGACGATGAAAAAGATTTTACCAATTATAGTAAAAACCCTGCAAAACAGTAGTATTTTTTTGATTGTATCGTATAAGATTATTGGGTA encodes:
- a CDS encoding toxin-antitoxin system YwqK family antitoxin — encoded protein: MKNIITFVLLSFVGSVMAQSINQLDANGKRDGVWKKNFDNTKILRYEGQFEHGKEVGMFKFYKKTGNKSVLSAVKEFNAQSTIADVQFLSSTGKVISKGKMNGKLYVGDWIYYHKNSDKIMITEHYNDQGKLDGERLVYYDNGKIAERAFYKNGLQEGKSTWYSEKEIPLKEFNYKNDVLQGMSKYYDLEGNLIAEGAYKKGKKDGIWKYYKDGKLDDEKDFTNYSKNPAKQ